Proteins encoded together in one Synechococcus sp. A15-62 window:
- the murJ gene encoding murein biosynthesis integral membrane protein MurJ, with protein sequence MARSLKGIALVVTLGTLLSKVGGLIRQLVIAAAFGVGAAYDAYNYAYVLPGFLLILLGGINGPFHSAMVSVLSRRPRAEGAHILAALNTSVSALLLMVTIVLVLAADPLITLVGPGLAPELHAIARVQLQVMAPMALLAGLIGLGFGSLNAADEFWIPAISPLMSSGALIIGVGLLWWQLGADIALPSAAMAGGVVLALATLVGALLQWLIQLPALIRQGLARFQLVWDWRHPGVREVWRVMGPATLSSGMLQINVFTDLFFASGILGAAAGLGYANLLVQTPLGLISNALLVPLLPTFARLTAPEDRAQLIDRIRQGLMLSAASMIPLGGLFIALGGPIVALVYERGAFDASAAQLVTGLLMAYGLGMPAYLGRDVLVRVFYALGDGTTPFRLSLAGIGLNVVFDWLLVGGPTPWGNQSPFNFGAPGLVLATVAINLLTCLALMLGLQQRISGLPLRRWGMDLLRLAIAGVLAAVGAGIIVTVVPWPGGLLGLLFQVGAPGLLGLALFALIGAQLQVPEVREITQLVTGRFRAR encoded by the coding sequence CCCTCGGCACCCTGTTGAGCAAGGTGGGTGGCCTGATTCGGCAGCTGGTGATCGCAGCGGCCTTCGGGGTGGGCGCGGCCTATGACGCTTACAACTACGCCTATGTGCTGCCTGGATTTCTGCTGATCCTGCTGGGAGGGATCAATGGCCCCTTCCACAGCGCCATGGTGAGCGTGCTGAGCCGGCGCCCACGGGCCGAAGGAGCCCATATCCTTGCGGCTCTCAACACCAGCGTCAGTGCTCTGTTGCTGATGGTCACCATCGTTCTGGTGCTGGCGGCGGATCCTCTGATCACCCTTGTGGGCCCTGGTCTTGCCCCCGAGCTTCACGCCATCGCACGGGTGCAGCTGCAGGTGATGGCGCCGATGGCGCTGCTGGCCGGACTGATCGGGTTGGGTTTTGGATCCCTCAACGCCGCCGATGAATTCTGGATTCCGGCGATTTCTCCGCTGATGTCCAGCGGCGCCCTGATCATCGGGGTTGGATTGCTCTGGTGGCAGCTCGGGGCTGACATCGCCTTGCCGTCCGCCGCCATGGCCGGGGGTGTGGTGCTGGCCTTGGCCACGTTGGTGGGGGCTTTGCTGCAGTGGCTGATCCAGCTGCCGGCGTTGATCCGGCAGGGGTTGGCTCGTTTCCAACTGGTCTGGGACTGGCGGCACCCGGGGGTGCGCGAGGTGTGGCGTGTGATGGGGCCGGCGACGCTGTCGTCCGGGATGCTGCAGATCAATGTGTTCACGGATCTGTTCTTCGCCTCCGGAATTCTCGGCGCGGCGGCGGGTCTGGGCTACGCCAATTTGTTGGTGCAAACGCCCCTGGGTTTGATCTCGAATGCACTGCTGGTGCCCCTGCTGCCCACCTTCGCCAGGCTCACGGCGCCGGAAGATCGTGCGCAGCTGATCGATCGGATCCGCCAGGGGTTGATGCTGTCTGCGGCATCGATGATTCCCCTGGGGGGTCTTTTCATCGCCTTGGGTGGCCCCATCGTCGCCCTGGTGTACGAGCGCGGTGCCTTCGATGCGTCAGCCGCCCAGTTGGTGACGGGTTTGCTGATGGCCTACGGCCTGGGCATGCCGGCCTACCTCGGCCGGGATGTGCTGGTGCGTGTCTTTTATGCCCTTGGGGATGGAACGACACCTTTTCGGCTCTCGCTGGCGGGGATTGGTCTCAACGTGGTTTTTGATTGGCTTCTGGTGGGTGGTCCTACCCCTTGGGGGAATCAGTCGCCGTTCAATTTCGGTGCACCCGGGCTGGTGCTTGCCACGGTTGCCATCAACCTGCTCACCTGCCTCGCCCTGATGCTGGGTCTGCAGCAACGCATTTCAGGACTGCCGCTGCGGCGTTGGGGGATGGACCTGCTGAGGCTGGCCATCGCCGGCGTGCTGGCAGCGGTGGGCGCCGGGATCATCGTGACCGTTGTGCCCTGGCCCGGAGGTTTGCTGGGCCTGCTGTTTCAGGTGGGTGCGCCTGGCCTGCTGGGTTTGGCGTTGTTTGCCTTAATCGGTGCACAACTTCAGGTGCCGGAGGTGCGTGAGATCACGCAGTTGGTGACGGGCCGATTCAGGGCTCGCTGA